From a region of the Mycobacterium intracellulare ATCC 13950 genome:
- a CDS encoding sugar porter family MFS transporter: MAADPTDREWWSEAGDDAPTAASQHRRAAELPNGTDPAKCADAAHEGASQRAVGAVAEAGSQLTSAVVVIALVSAISGLLYGYNTGVISWALLQLTEEFNLTAAWKQVVAASILLGAIVGALACSWLSDRFGRRGTLLMLAVLFIVGALWCADAPDVVVLSLGRLVLGFAVGGATQTAPMYVAELSPSAYRGRLVLCFQIAIGVGILAANLIGVFDSVSWRGPTGIACVPAAIMLWLLLRLPESPRWLVKQGDRNAARAVLERVRPDGYDVGAELDEATELARMERKASTRGWSGLRDAWVRPALVLGCGIAVFTQLSGIEMIIYYAPTILTDDGVYRSVALLVSVMLGATYVIAQLVGLAIIDRVGRRRLTLIMVPGAAISLFALGLIFVTADSGRDVIAYIMISLIAFMVFNAGGLQLMGWLTGSETYPLAVRPEGTAVHSATLWGTNLLITLTLLSLINAIGVGPSMWLYALFNVAAWIFVFFRMPDLTGKSLEEIEKNLAEGKFRPSDFAR, encoded by the coding sequence ATGGCCGCCGATCCCACAGACCGCGAATGGTGGTCAGAAGCCGGCGACGACGCCCCGACCGCGGCGAGCCAGCACCGTCGCGCGGCGGAGCTGCCCAATGGGACCGACCCGGCCAAGTGCGCAGATGCGGCCCACGAGGGAGCGTCGCAGCGTGCAGTCGGTGCCGTCGCGGAGGCGGGAAGCCAACTGACGAGCGCCGTGGTCGTCATTGCGCTCGTCTCGGCGATCTCGGGCTTGCTCTACGGCTACAACACCGGTGTCATCTCCTGGGCCCTATTGCAGCTCACCGAGGAGTTCAACCTCACCGCGGCCTGGAAGCAGGTGGTCGCCGCCAGCATCCTGCTCGGCGCCATCGTCGGGGCGTTGGCGTGCAGCTGGCTATCCGACCGGTTCGGCCGGCGCGGCACGCTGTTGATGCTGGCGGTGCTGTTCATCGTCGGCGCGCTGTGGTGTGCCGACGCGCCGGATGTCGTGGTGCTGTCGCTGGGAAGGCTGGTCTTGGGCTTCGCCGTCGGCGGGGCGACCCAGACGGCCCCGATGTATGTCGCCGAGCTCTCGCCGTCGGCCTACCGGGGGCGGTTGGTGCTGTGCTTCCAGATCGCCATCGGGGTGGGCATCCTCGCCGCTAACCTCATCGGGGTCTTCGACTCGGTCTCCTGGCGGGGGCCGACCGGAATCGCGTGCGTACCCGCCGCGATCATGCTGTGGCTGTTGCTGCGCCTCCCGGAAAGTCCGCGCTGGCTGGTCAAGCAAGGTGATCGAAACGCCGCGCGAGCCGTGCTGGAGCGGGTCCGGCCCGACGGCTACGACGTGGGCGCCGAGCTGGACGAGGCGACCGAACTCGCGCGCATGGAACGCAAGGCCAGCACCCGCGGGTGGAGCGGGCTGCGCGACGCCTGGGTGCGCCCGGCCCTGGTCCTGGGTTGTGGCATCGCGGTGTTCACCCAGCTCAGCGGCATCGAGATGATCATCTACTATGCGCCGACCATCCTGACTGACGACGGCGTGTACCGGTCCGTGGCTCTGCTGGTGTCGGTGATGTTGGGTGCGACGTACGTGATCGCCCAACTAGTGGGGTTGGCCATTATCGACCGGGTCGGCCGGCGCCGGCTCACCCTCATCATGGTGCCGGGCGCGGCGATCAGCCTGTTCGCGCTCGGGCTGATCTTCGTCACCGCCGACAGCGGTCGAGATGTGATCGCCTACATCATGATTTCCCTGATCGCCTTCATGGTGTTCAATGCCGGCGGTCTGCAGCTGATGGGATGGCTGACCGGCTCGGAGACCTATCCGCTGGCGGTGCGACCGGAGGGCACCGCCGTGCATTCGGCGACGCTGTGGGGGACCAACCTGCTCATCACGCTGACGCTGCTGTCGCTCATCAATGCGATCGGGGTCGGACCCTCGATGTGGCTCTACGCGTTGTTCAACGTGGCGGCGTGGATATTCGTATTCTTCCGCATGCCCGACCTCACCGGTAAAAGCCTGGAAGAAATCGAAAAGAACCTGGCGGAGGGGAAATTCCGACCGTCAGACTTCGCACGCTGA